In a genomic window of Sulfurisphaera tokodaii str. 7:
- a CDS encoding VWA domain-containing protein translates to MTISLKIKSSHSYVSIEKPTQISLIIRVVPETFVQFTGIHYVILIDNSPSMRKDNKLDVAIAAANKLSYEIPPGNYISIYLFSNDLEKIYEGPSGNPIALQNVKKGYTTNLHKALSKILQQLAYVQLPVKLIILSDGKPTDKRNVKEYEGLQVPPNVQIISIGIGRDYNEVILKRMADKGSGVYYHIEDPTQLPSVFAQQKVSEVAGYNFVLNVPPGFEVINYEVPVNIPIIDRTISIYAIGTIPPGTQPVQLLFTGSYYDPAKRINVPINEQLIIPRGNEVQVIQGVNQGILSEVRYYSLLKQYSNAIASGSKDATVIAQELRVAAEQTRREDLIEETRRLTGDSKTDLSEVTRTMRKS, encoded by the coding sequence ATGACTATAAGTCTAAAAATTAAATCCTCACATAGCTATGTTAGTATTGAAAAACCTACTCAAATTAGTCTTATAATTAGGGTTGTTCCTGAGACTTTTGTTCAATTTACTGGTATTCACTATGTAATTCTTATTGATAATAGCCCTTCTATGCGTAAAGACAATAAGTTAGATGTTGCTATAGCTGCTGCAAATAAACTTTCTTATGAGATTCCACCCGGAAACTATATTTCAATTTATCTTTTCTCTAATGATTTAGAGAAAATTTATGAAGGTCCATCAGGTAATCCTATAGCTTTGCAAAATGTTAAGAAAGGATATACTACGAATTTACATAAAGCCCTAAGTAAAATTTTACAACAGCTAGCTTACGTTCAATTACCAGTTAAATTGATCATATTATCTGATGGTAAACCTACTGATAAGAGAAATGTAAAGGAGTATGAGGGACTTCAAGTACCCCCAAACGTTCAGATTATTTCGATCGGAATCGGAAGAGATTATAATGAAGTCATATTAAAGAGAATGGCTGACAAAGGTTCTGGAGTGTATTATCATATAGAAGACCCTACTCAACTGCCATCAGTATTTGCTCAACAAAAGGTTAGTGAGGTTGCTGGCTATAATTTTGTCTTAAATGTTCCACCAGGTTTTGAGGTTATTAATTATGAGGTTCCAGTAAATATTCCAATAATTGATAGGACTATATCAATTTATGCGATTGGAACAATACCTCCTGGAACTCAGCCAGTTCAGCTATTATTTACTGGAAGTTATTACGATCCAGCTAAAAGAATTAACGTTCCTATTAATGAACAACTAATTATACCAAGAGGTAATGAGGTTCAAGTGATACAAGGTGTAAATCAAGGTATTTTATCTGAGGTCAGATACTATAGTCTGCTTAAACAATATAGTAACGCTATAGCAAGTGGGAGTAAAGATGCTACTGTAATAGCACAAGAGCTTAGAGTAGCAGCTGAGCAAACAAGAAGGGAAGATTTAATAGAAGAAACTAGAAGGCTTACTGGTGATTCAAAGACAGATTTATCTGAAGTTACGAGAACTATGAGAAAAAGTTAA
- a CDS encoding FHA domain-containing protein: MPWKCPVCGYENADDASFCIKCGAQKPADTQFTPPAQTPPPPPVDQSLQQPQQVEAQQQVITPPPPTPPAQTPPPPPVDQSLQQPNTMQPVQQQVVTTPPPTTPPSPTIPPAQQVTQKYYLLFIQTPYAGLINQKIPLSFDIFPSISVGRSPENVIIVPDPEVSRRHALISLEGGELYIEDLNSTNGTYIYDGKLFQPVKGKQKISPNTIIKLGNQTIVKVLAE; the protein is encoded by the coding sequence ATGCCATGGAAATGTCCCGTTTGTGGATATGAGAATGCTGATGATGCAAGTTTTTGTATTAAATGTGGTGCACAAAAGCCAGCTGATACTCAATTTACTCCACCAGCCCAAACACCTCCACCCCCGCCAGTAGACCAATCATTACAACAACCACAACAAGTTGAAGCACAACAACAAGTTATTACTCCACCCCCGCCAACTCCACCAGCCCAAACACCTCCACCCCCGCCAGTAGACCAATCATTACAACAACCAAATACAATGCAACCTGTTCAGCAACAAGTTGTTACAACACCTCCACCAACAACTCCACCAAGCCCAACAATACCTCCTGCCCAACAAGTAACGCAAAAATATTATTTACTCTTCATCCAAACACCTTACGCTGGATTGATTAACCAGAAAATACCATTAAGCTTCGATATCTTTCCATCTATTTCAGTCGGAAGAAGTCCAGAGAATGTAATTATAGTTCCTGATCCAGAAGTATCAAGAAGACATGCATTAATCTCACTTGAAGGAGGAGAACTTTATATTGAGGATCTTAATAGTACAAATGGAACTTATATTTACGATGGGAAATTATTTCAACCAGTTAAAGGAAAACAAAAAATTAGTCCTAATACAATAATAAAACTTGGAAATCAGACTATTGTTAAAGTTTTGGCTGAATAA
- a CDS encoding VWA domain-containing protein produces the protein MTISARLEFSHKYSFTSPVRGVFRLILVPERVSVATGFHYIILLDTSGSMAGIKIETAKQGALQLLNKIPPGNKITFITFSSTVNTLIEFADTSGSVGETISSVTAQGNTVLYTALSTAIQIAKKHGIPGYIILLTDGNPTDLTNTDAYEKLQFPDGFKVISFGIGDDYNEQLLKVLADKTGGILNHIQDPMEIANSLPQAAVTQVGAKNVIVEINSPSQVKLLNYSGPPVKLGAIEGVVRIFGETSIPPNFNGNILDVKITYEDPATNRTENIIAVSQVTPASSSQVFLSGINNDILNEYQYYELMNKLVTQVNSNNLAEATRTLQQMNQLAEQTRRIELMETTRRLQQSIETTRRLGNVEQTKKIITSEATKKLRS, from the coding sequence TTGACAATCTCAGCTAGGCTAGAGTTTAGTCATAAGTACTCTTTTACCTCACCTGTTAGGGGAGTTTTTAGATTAATTTTAGTCCCAGAAAGAGTATCCGTTGCAACTGGATTTCATTATATAATTTTATTAGATACCTCTGGATCAATGGCTGGAATTAAGATAGAGACGGCAAAACAAGGTGCATTACAGTTATTAAATAAAATTCCTCCAGGAAATAAAATTACATTTATTACATTTTCTTCTACAGTAAATACTTTGATTGAATTCGCAGATACCTCAGGGTCTGTAGGTGAGACAATTTCTAGTGTAACAGCTCAAGGTAACACTGTATTATATACTGCTTTGTCAACTGCTATTCAAATAGCTAAAAAGCACGGAATACCAGGTTATATTATTTTACTAACAGACGGTAATCCAACAGATTTAACAAATACTGACGCATACGAAAAACTTCAATTCCCAGATGGGTTTAAGGTAATTTCATTTGGTATTGGTGATGATTATAATGAGCAGTTACTTAAGGTTTTAGCGGATAAAACTGGCGGTATTCTTAATCATATTCAAGATCCAATGGAGATAGCGAATTCTTTACCTCAAGCCGCTGTGACTCAAGTAGGTGCTAAAAATGTCATAGTAGAAATAAACTCACCATCACAAGTTAAGTTATTAAATTATTCTGGACCACCAGTTAAATTAGGAGCTATAGAAGGAGTTGTTAGAATATTTGGTGAAACGTCTATTCCACCAAACTTTAATGGAAATATATTAGATGTAAAAATAACTTATGAAGATCCAGCTACCAATAGAACAGAAAACATTATAGCAGTTAGTCAGGTAACGCCAGCTTCTAGTTCTCAAGTATTTTTAAGTGGTATTAACAACGATATTCTTAATGAATACCAATATTATGAATTAATGAATAAGTTAGTTACTCAAGTAAATTCAAATAACTTAGCTGAAGCAACTAGAACTTTGCAGCAAATGAATCAATTAGCTGAACAGACTAGAAGAATTGAACTAATGGAAACTACAAGAAGGCTTCAGCAAAGTATTGAAACAACGAGAAGATTAGGTAATGTTGAACAGACTAAGAAGATTATTACCAGTGAGGCAACGAAGAAGTTAAGATCGTAA
- a CDS encoding AbrB/MazE/SpoVT family DNA-binding domain-containing protein: MPVEDIVKVSRNFQVTIPARIRQKVKVREGDLVRVIYDENENVVKIIPISREELEKL; encoded by the coding sequence ATGCCAGTTGAAGATATTGTAAAGGTCTCAAGAAATTTCCAGGTTACTATACCAGCTAGAATAAGACAAAAAGTTAAAGTAAGAGAAGGAGATTTAGTTAGAGTGATATATGACGAAAATGAGAATGTTGTTAAAATTATTCCTATCAGTAGGGAAGAACTAGAAAAACTTTAA
- a CDS encoding DUF402 domain-containing protein, translated as MKVRIRGIYATALTKLFLDNGFEIVQATPQISDRFSLPIRAEPSDVTIKDGNDKGELISIGEDIYSFLRKTFQNSFIWKSPVRLYSVIETNNCKFMDYQVEPCLDKGLVVKPPSEGRIILSSPKAVGKYSMVWRGDGKTFFSEHIRDREEKTRLLSISIPFNKKGYNVKWRSNAPFASNIVLKEELEKLAIRFDNNDFRQQGEDFIKVTVSLEDKIMLDEIRKKVLPNTIRFHHMLKMSFSNEVDEIEQTSMNNEELLDKLITDYMGIEHIKPDGRKFELKEGKVIYKEVNSDYYIVRLMRVFSREGIYDGLNVKKEEGDYDIVEFDSRKWYQIHRYYNKDGKLKGIYVNISTPPELLRGKLRYLDLEVDVVKVGDEVRIIDLEELEKNKEIIGETMYKKIFTIIEEVKKIL; from the coding sequence ATGAAAGTTAGAATTAGAGGCATTTACGCTACAGCCCTAACAAAATTATTTTTAGATAATGGTTTTGAAATTGTTCAAGCCACTCCACAAATCTCTGATCGTTTTTCTCTTCCTATCAGAGCTGAACCCTCAGATGTTACAATTAAAGATGGAAATGATAAGGGAGAATTAATTAGTATTGGAGAAGACATTTACTCATTTTTACGTAAAACTTTTCAAAATTCTTTTATTTGGAAATCACCAGTTAGACTCTATTCGGTAATCGAAACTAATAACTGTAAGTTTATGGACTATCAGGTTGAACCTTGTTTAGATAAGGGATTAGTGGTTAAGCCTCCATCAGAGGGAAGAATTATTTTATCATCTCCAAAAGCAGTGGGTAAATATTCTATGGTTTGGAGAGGAGACGGTAAAACATTCTTTTCAGAACACATAAGAGATAGAGAGGAAAAGACGAGACTCCTATCTATAAGTATTCCCTTTAATAAAAAGGGGTATAATGTAAAGTGGAGGAGTAATGCTCCTTTTGCAAGCAATATTGTTCTTAAAGAAGAATTAGAAAAATTAGCAATAAGGTTTGATAATAATGATTTTAGACAACAAGGTGAAGATTTCATAAAAGTTACAGTGTCTTTAGAAGATAAAATCATGTTAGATGAAATCAGAAAAAAGGTATTACCCAATACTATTAGATTTCATCATATGTTAAAAATGTCTTTTTCGAATGAAGTTGATGAAATCGAGCAAACCTCTATGAATAATGAAGAGTTGTTAGATAAGCTGATTACTGACTACATGGGTATTGAACATATTAAACCAGATGGTAGAAAATTTGAGCTAAAAGAAGGTAAGGTTATATACAAAGAGGTTAACTCAGACTATTATATTGTTAGATTAATGAGAGTCTTTTCAAGAGAAGGAATTTATGATGGACTAAACGTTAAGAAAGAGGAAGGAGATTACGATATTGTTGAGTTTGATTCAAGAAAATGGTATCAGATTCACAGATATTATAATAAAGATGGTAAGTTGAAGGGGATTTATGTTAATATTTCCACACCACCAGAATTACTCAGAGGTAAATTAAGGTATCTTGATTTAGAGGTTGATGTTGTTAAAGTAGGAGACGAAGTTAGGATAATTGATTTAGAGGAATTAGAAAAGAACAAAGAGATCATAGGAGAGACAATGTATAAAAAAATATTTACCATAATAGAAGAAGTCAAAAAGATTCTTTAA
- the acnA gene encoding aconitate hydratase AcnA, with amino-acid sequence MKFQISKLEENIHYYPLSQLEQYGINIRKYPYSIRVLIENVIRNFDGKKITEDDLEAILKWQVGKEFSFFPTRVIMQDYTGVPLLVDLAAMRDEMRRKGKDPKIVNPVVPADLIIDHSIQVDYYGTSYALSWNMKKEFERNEERYKFLKWAQLSFRNLRVIPPGNGIIHQINLEYLSKVVDVREVKGVQTAFPEIVIGTDSHTTMANGISVLSWGVGGLEAEAVLLGEPYTMTVPEVIGVKLVGEINEGVTPTDIVLYITEVLRKKGVVGKFVEFFGPSLSKLSVPDRATIANMAPEYGATVGYFPIDSQTLKYLAGTGRDYRIVETYAKSQGLFYDEVPIYTEVVEIDLSKIEPSVAGPRNPDERVPLREMKKRNEKNEKKSGSIVSDNDVVLAAITSCTNTSNPTVMIGAGLLAKKAIERGLRVKPYVKTSTAPGSPVVVEYLKESGLLPYLEALGFHIVGFGCTTCIGNAGPLPKVVEEDVKKYGLEVYGVISGNRNFEGRVNPLLKGVYLASPILVVAYALAGRIDIDFDNEPIGYDPNGIPVYLKDIWPSLHEISEYINLSLNPELYKKRYEKIFEGDENWKSLKVSESETYSWDSSSTYIKEPPWFILPTSKLDDILNARILLLLGDKVTTDHISPAGPILEDSVAGKYLRQLGVKELNTYGARRGNHEVMIRGGFANPKLKNLLVDREGGYTKHFPDGKVMSVYEASELYKSEGVPLVIVAGKQYGSGSSRDWAAKVTALLGIKAVLAESFERIHRSNLVAMGVLPIQIPDWRSLGIKGDEVVNIYGLKDLTPKKKVKIEFRSSSGEVKVVEGLVRVDTNVELEYVREGGVLKYVMNKLLYES; translated from the coding sequence ATGAAATTTCAGATTTCTAAGTTGGAGGAAAATATTCATTACTATCCATTAAGTCAACTTGAGCAGTATGGTATAAATATTCGTAAATACCCCTATTCTATTAGAGTTTTAATAGAAAATGTAATTAGAAATTTTGATGGAAAAAAGATAACTGAAGATGATTTAGAAGCTATATTAAAATGGCAAGTAGGGAAGGAATTTTCATTTTTCCCTACTAGGGTTATAATGCAAGATTATACTGGTGTACCCTTATTAGTTGACCTAGCAGCAATGAGGGATGAAATGAGAAGAAAGGGGAAAGATCCAAAAATTGTTAACCCAGTTGTTCCAGCAGATTTAATAATTGATCATTCTATTCAAGTTGACTATTACGGTACTTCTTATGCATTATCTTGGAATATGAAGAAAGAATTTGAAAGAAATGAGGAAAGATATAAGTTTTTAAAATGGGCACAATTAAGCTTTAGGAATTTAAGAGTTATTCCACCAGGTAACGGAATAATTCATCAAATAAACTTAGAGTATTTAAGTAAAGTGGTAGACGTTAGAGAAGTTAAAGGGGTACAGACGGCTTTCCCAGAAATAGTAATTGGAACAGATTCTCATACCACAATGGCTAATGGAATTAGTGTATTATCGTGGGGTGTTGGAGGTTTAGAAGCTGAGGCCGTACTTTTAGGTGAACCTTATACAATGACAGTCCCAGAAGTTATTGGAGTTAAATTAGTTGGTGAAATCAATGAAGGTGTAACTCCAACAGATATAGTTCTCTACATTACCGAGGTTTTGAGGAAAAAGGGAGTTGTAGGTAAATTTGTTGAATTTTTTGGACCCTCATTATCAAAACTTTCTGTACCAGATAGGGCTACTATAGCTAATATGGCACCAGAATATGGTGCAACTGTAGGTTACTTCCCAATAGATTCGCAGACTTTAAAATATTTAGCCGGTACTGGAAGAGATTATAGAATAGTTGAAACTTATGCGAAATCCCAAGGGCTATTCTATGATGAAGTTCCCATTTACACGGAAGTAGTCGAGATAGATCTAAGTAAAATTGAACCTTCTGTTGCCGGTCCTAGAAATCCAGATGAGAGAGTTCCGTTAAGGGAGATGAAGAAGAGAAATGAGAAGAATGAGAAAAAGAGTGGAAGCATAGTAAGCGATAATGATGTTGTATTAGCTGCAATAACCAGTTGTACAAACACATCAAATCCAACAGTTATGATTGGCGCTGGATTATTAGCTAAAAAGGCTATAGAACGTGGTTTAAGAGTCAAACCCTATGTAAAGACTAGCACTGCACCAGGATCACCAGTTGTTGTAGAATATCTTAAGGAATCTGGTTTGCTCCCATATCTTGAGGCACTAGGTTTTCATATTGTCGGATTTGGCTGCACAACATGTATTGGTAATGCAGGGCCTTTACCTAAAGTAGTAGAGGAAGATGTAAAGAAATATGGACTAGAAGTTTATGGTGTAATTAGTGGTAATAGAAATTTTGAAGGAAGAGTAAATCCTCTTCTTAAAGGAGTTTATTTAGCTTCACCAATTCTAGTTGTTGCTTATGCACTAGCCGGGAGAATTGATATTGATTTTGATAACGAACCAATTGGTTACGATCCTAACGGTATACCAGTTTACTTAAAAGATATCTGGCCTTCTCTTCATGAAATTAGTGAGTATATTAATCTCTCTCTTAATCCAGAACTTTATAAGAAAAGGTATGAGAAAATATTTGAAGGAGATGAGAATTGGAAATCACTAAAGGTTAGTGAGAGCGAGACTTACAGTTGGGATTCTAGCTCAACATATATAAAAGAACCCCCATGGTTTATTTTACCAACTTCTAAACTTGATGACATATTGAACGCAAGAATTTTACTTTTACTTGGCGATAAAGTAACTACTGATCATATTTCTCCAGCTGGCCCAATACTAGAAGATTCAGTTGCTGGGAAATATTTAAGACAATTGGGAGTTAAGGAGTTAAATACTTATGGTGCTAGAAGAGGAAATCATGAAGTAATGATAAGAGGAGGATTTGCAAATCCCAAGCTTAAGAATCTCTTAGTTGATAGGGAGGGTGGATATACTAAGCATTTCCCAGATGGCAAAGTAATGAGTGTTTACGAAGCTTCTGAGTTATATAAGAGTGAAGGAGTGCCTCTAGTAATTGTTGCTGGTAAGCAGTATGGCTCTGGAAGTTCAAGAGATTGGGCTGCCAAAGTCACGGCATTATTAGGTATTAAAGCTGTATTAGCTGAGAGCTTCGAAAGGATTCACAGAAGTAACTTGGTAGCTATGGGAGTTTTACCAATTCAAATACCAGACTGGAGATCATTAGGTATTAAGGGTGATGAGGTTGTGAATATTTACGGTTTAAAGGATTTAACGCCAAAGAAAAAGGTTAAGATCGAGTTTAGATCTTCAAGCGGTGAAGTGAAAGTTGTAGAAGGTTTAGTAAGAGTTGATACCAATGTTGAATTAGAATATGTACGTGAAGGTGGGGTTTTAAAGTATGTAATGAATAAATTATTATATGAAAGTTAG
- a CDS encoding DUF2258 domain-containing protein produces MPKEDETRDLERAEEYEQTIARATAIGKNKMELSTGLIIAARYADKLRRVALVAFSKMVPKDIIIRDISELNKQLYDVIVNQMKIDKLDVIRILVDAEYDEQNQKLVFSNVRIIRYLTEEQCSKKYEEVNKQLEEYKKKYEELSRQVEEFKEKIRQVEEALKALT; encoded by the coding sequence ATGCCAAAAGAAGATGAAACAAGAGATTTAGAGAGAGCAGAAGAATACGAGCAAACGATAGCTAGAGCTACAGCTATTGGAAAAAATAAGATGGAATTAAGCACTGGGTTAATAATTGCAGCTAGGTACGCTGATAAGCTTAGGAGAGTTGCTTTAGTAGCATTTAGCAAAATGGTACCTAAGGATATTATTATACGAGATATTTCTGAACTTAACAAACAATTATATGATGTAATAGTTAATCAAATGAAAATTGATAAGTTGGACGTAATAAGAATTCTTGTAGATGCAGAGTATGATGAGCAGAATCAAAAACTGGTTTTCAGTAATGTAAGGATAATTAGATATCTAACAGAAGAGCAATGTAGCAAGAAGTATGAAGAAGTGAATAAGCAGTTAGAAGAATATAAGAAGAAGTATGAAGAATTAAGCAGACAAGTAGAAGAATTTAAGGAAAAAATAAGACAAGTAGAAGAGGCTTTGAAAGCATTAACTTAA
- a CDS encoding zinc metalloprotease HtpX: MEIGTSLKINMIIALFLTIVSEGIFSLVIINFLKFPVIFSIIFLLILWLIQWLISPYLVERNSVEVTRDDPSYGWVYELVENVARRAGIKTPRVFLVDEPYPNAFAYGNYVTGKRIGITIPLLQILTTEELESVIGHELGHIKHNDVEIGLAIGLIPSILGFISNILLTVGWATLIFAVDEFDILVGLTMLAIGGVLFVITFFLQLFVLWFNRLRESFADYFSYELFRERAWNLAKALAKIEIYMQNIRLDPFRGIIVTIPPTKVKESDPDLLIEDLLREKTNIFSDILSTHPHPAKRIKMIYKLTKPMIF; encoded by the coding sequence GTGGAAATAGGTACTTCATTAAAAATTAATATGATTATAGCTTTATTTTTAACGATAGTTTCAGAGGGAATATTTTCTTTAGTGATTATAAATTTTTTAAAATTTCCCGTTATTTTTTCTATAATATTTTTACTTATATTATGGCTAATCCAGTGGCTAATATCCCCATATTTAGTGGAGAGAAATTCAGTTGAGGTTACCAGAGATGACCCTAGTTACGGATGGGTTTATGAATTAGTTGAAAATGTAGCAAGAAGGGCTGGTATTAAAACTCCTAGAGTTTTTTTAGTTGATGAGCCTTATCCTAATGCATTTGCTTATGGAAATTACGTTACAGGAAAGAGAATTGGGATAACTATTCCACTCCTTCAAATTCTTACTACAGAAGAACTTGAGAGTGTGATAGGACATGAGCTTGGGCATATTAAACATAATGATGTTGAAATAGGATTAGCTATAGGTTTAATACCATCAATTTTAGGTTTCATTAGTAATATATTACTTACTGTAGGTTGGGCTACCCTTATATTTGCTGTTGACGAGTTTGACATATTAGTTGGACTAACTATGTTAGCAATTGGTGGTGTGTTATTCGTGATAACGTTCTTCCTTCAACTATTTGTCTTATGGTTCAATAGGCTAAGAGAGAGTTTTGCCGATTACTTTTCTTATGAACTATTTAGAGAGAGAGCATGGAATTTAGCTAAAGCTTTGGCTAAAATAGAAATTTACATGCAAAACATTAGATTAGATCCGTTTAGAGGAATTATAGTTACTATCCCGCCGACAAAAGTAAAGGAAAGTGACCCAGATCTTCTTATTGAAGATCTATTGAGAGAAAAAACAAATATCTTTTCTGATATCCTATCTACACATCCACACCCAGCAAAAAGAATTAAGATGATTTATAAATTAACAAAACCAATGATTTTTTAG
- a CDS encoding helix-turn-helix domain-containing protein, giving the protein MSEKISLPDGREVDLHEFIAFMYGLSTSDVEVLHLLMESKEKLDADEIAEKLKVTKASVSKSLNNLLDKGLIERDKAEEAEKKKGRPSYVYWVDKDKLIYKLEKDLEKLASSMKEGLEKHIPQ; this is encoded by the coding sequence ATGAGTGAAAAAATTTCATTGCCAGACGGAAGAGAAGTTGATCTTCATGAGTTTATAGCATTTATGTATGGTTTATCAACCAGTGACGTTGAAGTCTTACATTTGCTTATGGAAAGCAAGGAAAAACTTGATGCAGATGAAATTGCTGAAAAGTTAAAAGTGACAAAAGCCTCAGTAAGTAAATCACTAAATAATTTATTAGATAAGGGTTTAATAGAAAGAGATAAGGCTGAAGAAGCAGAGAAGAAAAAAGGAAGACCTAGTTATGTGTATTGGGTGGATAAAGATAAATTAATCTATAAGTTAGAGAAGGATCTAGAGAAATTAGCTAGTAGTATGAAAGAAGGATTGGAAAAACATATACCACAATAA
- a CDS encoding RAD55 family ATPase encodes MRVGVKILDEIVDFPEGSVSLVFGPIGSGKSKLMRTITKYFLSLDKGVLYLSVEEDPRRVLSYFSDINIEKLKIVNLFSDIIRDPRIIQGFNITADLKNVMKDVSLLILDSINEFALQLDVNQLILFIKTIIATVYASNAIALITYNSGNDDTDYVMSMVEYLFDGIIQLDVEEDISIKSIRVLRMRNRKHDPNWHFFRIEDGNIVPLDASIVATMLKNIQK; translated from the coding sequence ATGAGAGTTGGAGTCAAAATTTTGGATGAAATAGTAGATTTTCCAGAAGGTTCAGTCTCCTTAGTTTTTGGTCCTATAGGAAGTGGAAAAAGTAAACTGATGAGAACTATTACTAAGTACTTTTTGTCTTTAGATAAGGGTGTACTTTACCTATCAGTGGAAGAGGATCCTAGAAGAGTATTATCTTATTTCTCTGATATAAATATCGAAAAACTCAAAATAGTGAATCTATTTTCAGATATTATTAGGGATCCACGAATTATTCAAGGATTTAATATAACTGCTGATTTAAAGAATGTAATGAAGGACGTATCGTTACTTATATTAGATTCCATAAATGAATTCGCACTTCAGCTAGATGTTAATCAACTAATATTATTTATAAAGACAATTATAGCGACTGTATACGCTTCAAATGCCATTGCATTAATTACATACAATTCTGGAAATGACGATACAGATTATGTTATGAGTATGGTTGAGTATTTGTTTGATGGAATTATACAATTAGATGTAGAAGAAGATATATCAATAAAGTCTATAAGAGTTCTGAGAATGAGGAATAGAAAACACGACCCTAATTGGCACTTCTTCAGAATAGAGGATGGGAATATAGTACCTCTTGACGCATCAATAGTAGCTACTATGTTAAAAAATATACAAAAGTAG
- a CDS encoding AbrB/MazE/SpoVT family DNA-binding domain-containing protein gives MERVKVTRNYQITIPASIRNKINLKEGDILEVYLNGDEIVLRKVKSERPRIRLGKKLYPEEIEEAIERGEGNN, from the coding sequence ATGGAGAGGGTAAAAGTTACAAGAAACTATCAAATAACTATTCCTGCTTCTATAAGAAATAAAATAAATCTAAAAGAAGGAGATATTCTAGAGGTCTATTTAAACGGTGATGAAATAGTATTAAGAAAGGTTAAAAGTGAAAGACCAAGAATAAGGCTTGGTAAGAAATTATACCCAGAAGAGATTGAGGAGGCAATTGAACGTGGAGAAGGCAATAATTGA
- a CDS encoding PIN domain-containing protein, whose amino-acid sequence MEKAIIDTNVIIYDYVEDSEYHKKAEELLDSLNKWIIPAIVIHELVWFLKDMKLEDKINDVFAYVRNEKAEVICDSVNNIVDSLEILIREKLPLADYKDMIILSHAIREKLPLVTFDKKLSKIAKKYGVSVVS is encoded by the coding sequence GTGGAGAAGGCAATAATTGATACTAACGTTATAATATACGACTACGTTGAGGACTCGGAATATCATAAAAAAGCGGAAGAACTTCTAGATTCGCTTAATAAATGGATAATTCCAGCAATTGTTATACATGAACTAGTATGGTTTCTAAAAGATATGAAATTAGAAGATAAGATTAATGATGTTTTTGCATATGTAAGGAATGAAAAAGCCGAGGTGATATGTGACAGTGTAAATAACATAGTAGATTCCTTAGAAATATTAATTAGAGAAAAACTTCCTCTAGCCGATTATAAGGATATGATTATACTCTCCCATGCAATACGCGAAAAATTACCTTTAGTTACTTTTGATAAAAAACTTTCAAAGATAGCAAAAAAGTATGGTGTATCTGTAGTAAGTTAA